The Anabaena sp. WA102 genome contains a region encoding:
- a CDS encoding class I SAM-dependent methyltransferase, producing MLLQPNQRIKLDESDDQLFYNYPRFVTHVDNGFIQQLTDLYYQRLRANMRVLDLMSSWVSHLPTEIDFAHVQGHGLNAEELARNTQLNHYFVQNLNTNLQLPFPDQDFDAVINCVSVQYIQYPEAIFSEIHRILKPGGIAIISFSNRMFFQKAIQAWRDGSEAFRVELVKGYFTSVPGFTTPEVICSTSTAPIFLQWLGVAGGDPFYAVIAQRLA from the coding sequence ATGCTACTGCAACCAAATCAACGGATTAAGTTAGATGAATCGGATGATCAGTTATTCTATAATTACCCTCGCTTTGTCACTCATGTAGATAATGGTTTTATTCAACAATTAACTGATTTATATTATCAGCGACTTCGAGCAAATATGCGTGTTCTTGATTTAATGAGTAGCTGGGTATCGCATCTACCTACAGAGATAGATTTTGCTCATGTACAAGGACATGGACTAAATGCTGAAGAACTAGCCCGAAATACTCAATTAAATCATTATTTTGTCCAAAATCTCAATACAAATCTCCAGTTACCTTTTCCAGATCAAGACTTTGATGCTGTTATTAACTGTGTTTCTGTGCAATATATCCAATACCCAGAGGCTATATTTTCGGAAATACACCGCATTCTTAAACCCGGTGGGATCGCAATTATTAGTTTTTCTAACCGGATGTTTTTTCAAAAGGCAATTCAAGCCTGGCGAGATGGTTCGGAAGCTTTTAGAGTAGAATTGGTCAAGGGCTATTTTACCTCAGTTCCTGGATTCACGACCCCGGAAGTGATTTGTTCGACCTCAACAGCACCAATTTTCTTGCAGTGGTTGGGAGTAGCAGGTGGAGATCCTTTTTATGCAGTGATAGCTCAACGTCTCGCGTAG
- a CDS encoding TonB-dependent receptor plug domain-containing protein — translation MTKNCFLPVYLLSLLVAFPAVAADNENNQNAVNLDIPNLSEIELTATNAQLLTQQPTVTEVKPEPAPETDLTPTDDADISIETIGEKDVLPESTPTYVIEKEEIQKQGATSVADVLKRMPGFAINDVGHGADIHTGTYYRGASINQSIFLINGRPINSNINTYHGATDLNSIPIEAIERVELYSGTAASLYGSSAFGGVVNIITKEGYGKPKLNASAEFGSLNLNNQQVTYSGSTSKVKYNFSFERFFIDNRYRVPVGAANRDAQGYFSNADTATSTYFGSVGIDLDPKNSLNLDVTALSSRRGLTYFGSRYSGLQLQKDRLDHDGLNLGLSWKTRLGKGDNSNLTTTFGYNRDYFSTYGPTVNNSGREYYRTGILDTQQLKARIDHEWKITPNNQLRWGLDLKNTDLIGDVLSTDPERIAKNEREDRSTFNTALFAVNIWQLSDALQADLGVRQNFDSQFGSYFNPSVGLRYAVNPAIAVRGSWAGAQRNPGLDQLYVFDTVHNWNPNPDLKPETGSTWTAGVDVILSKNLLGQFTYFGSSLDNRLGVINNQWQNIGLVDTNGLEAALQLKIASAWSTFINYTYTDAQIKTGTEKGLQLGLIPYSSLQTGIGYQKDGWQGNLYATYNSGTRRSVFNNSGAGEKSTDFAPSFFNLDLSGRIPVNKNLGLTFYLENLLGEQYERVNRIYSPGFTFRVGLTSSL, via the coding sequence ATGACTAAGAATTGTTTCCTACCAGTTTATTTACTAAGTTTACTGGTAGCATTTCCTGCTGTAGCTGCTGATAATGAAAATAATCAAAATGCAGTCAATTTAGATATTCCTAATTTAAGTGAAATTGAATTAACCGCCACAAATGCTCAATTATTAACCCAACAACCAACAGTAACCGAAGTTAAGCCAGAACCCGCCCCAGAAACAGATTTAACTCCTACAGACGATGCAGATATTTCCATAGAAACCATTGGGGAAAAAGATGTTCTCCCTGAATCTACTCCCACTTATGTAATTGAAAAAGAGGAAATTCAAAAACAGGGTGCAACTAGTGTTGCTGATGTTTTAAAAAGAATGCCCGGTTTTGCTATTAATGATGTGGGACATGGCGCAGATATTCACACAGGTACATACTATCGAGGAGCTTCAATTAATCAATCTATATTTTTGATTAATGGTAGACCAATTAATAGTAATATCAATACATATCATGGTGCAACTGATTTAAATAGTATTCCGATAGAGGCTATTGAACGAGTCGAATTATATAGCGGTACGGCTGCTTCTTTATATGGTTCTTCAGCCTTTGGCGGAGTTGTCAATATCATTACCAAAGAAGGTTATGGCAAGCCAAAATTAAATGCTAGTGCCGAATTTGGTTCATTAAACTTAAATAATCAACAGGTAACTTATAGTGGATCAACGAGTAAAGTAAAATACAATTTTAGCTTTGAAAGGTTCTTTATAGATAATCGTTACCGCGTTCCTGTTGGTGCTGCAAATCGTGATGCTCAAGGATATTTTTCTAATGCAGACACAGCTACCAGCACTTATTTTGGTAGTGTCGGAATAGATTTAGATCCTAAAAACTCTTTGAATTTGGATGTTACTGCACTCAGTAGCCGTCGGGGGTTAACTTATTTTGGTTCTCGATATTCTGGCTTACAACTACAAAAAGACAGATTAGATCATGATGGTTTGAATCTTGGGTTATCTTGGAAAACTCGACTTGGTAAGGGAGATAATTCCAATTTAACAACTACATTTGGTTACAACCGAGATTATTTTAGCACCTATGGACCAACCGTTAATAATAGCGGTAGAGAATATTATAGAACTGGAATTTTAGATACACAACAATTAAAAGCTAGGATAGATCATGAATGGAAAATTACCCCGAATAATCAATTACGTTGGGGATTAGATTTAAAAAATACTGATTTAATTGGCGATGTTTTGAGTACAGATCCAGAAAGAATTGCTAAAAATGAAAGGGAAGATAGAAGTACATTTAATACAGCTTTATTTGCTGTCAATATTTGGCAACTTAGCGATGCTTTGCAAGCAGATTTAGGGGTAAGACAAAACTTTGATAGTCAATTTGGGAGTTATTTTAATCCTAGTGTTGGGTTACGTTATGCAGTTAATCCAGCTATTGCAGTGCGTGGAAGTTGGGCAGGGGCGCAGCGCAATCCAGGGTTAGATCAATTATATGTTTTTGATACGGTTCATAATTGGAATCCTAACCCCGATTTAAAACCAGAAACAGGTTCTACTTGGACTGCGGGAGTAGATGTAATTTTGTCAAAAAATCTCTTAGGACAATTTACTTATTTTGGCAGTAGTTTAGATAATCGTTTGGGAGTTATTAATAATCAATGGCAAAATATTGGTTTAGTAGATACCAATGGTTTAGAAGCAGCATTGCAATTAAAAATTGCCAGTGCATGGTCAACTTTTATCAACTATACTTATACAGATGCTCAAATCAAAACAGGCACAGAAAAGGGGTTACAATTAGGCTTAATTCCCTATTCTTCACTACAAACCGGAATTGGTTATCAAAAGGATGGATGGCAAGGTAATTTATATGCTACTTATAATAGCGGTACTCGTCGTTCTGTTTTTAATAATTCTGGAGCAGGAGAAAAAAGTACAGATTTTGCCCCGTCTTTCTTTAATTTAGATTTGAGTGGACGGATTCCTGTAAATAAAAACTTGGGATTAACTTTTTACTTAGAAAATCTTCTCGGTGAACAATATGAACGAGTGAATCGGATATATAGTCCTGGTTTTACTTTCCGTGTGGGTCTAACTTCTAGTTTGTAG
- a CDS encoding U32 family peptidase — protein MTSISTPTLKIPELLAPAGNWECAQAAVENGADAIYFGLEKFNARMRAENFTEADLPELMEFLHLRGVKGYITLNTLIFPQELTEAQQYLKTIISAGVDAVIVQDVGICRLIRHLSPDFPIHASTQMTITSAAGVEFAKSLGCQLVVLARECSISEINKIQQQISQKNTSLPLEVFVHGALCVAYSGQCLTSESLGGRSANRGECAQACRMPYDLIADGEVVNLGDRKYLLSPQDLAGLDVLPELVKSGVTSLKIEGRLKAPEYVANVTRVYRQALNQLLETNVETFSSRKKDQYKLEMAFSRGLYTGWFEGINNQELVHGRFGKKRGVYLGEVTRIRNAEITIKLEAPVKPGDGIVFDCGHPERKEEGGRIYAVIPNGQDVILTFGRNDLNFHNIHIGDKVWKTNDPELDKQIRQSYTGEHPQFTRPINIEVHGEIGEKLIAISRDQSWNIVQVESEILIAEAHTKPLSTERLKEQFGRLGNTPFHLDTFINNLNGNIMLPVSELNRMRREIVSKLEELRSRPKLWELNHHGKWQDLISSKSTPIPASPSLIVLVRNIEQLKAVLTTDIKTIYCEFEDPRNYKEAVKIVRESKQEEISIFVAPPRITKPGETWILKQVLASQADGYLIRNYDQLEYFANERCVGDFSLNIANPLTADYFKNGFNLERLTASYDLNINQLEDLITNYPAQNFEVTIHQHIPMFHMEHCVFCAFLSEGTDYTNCGRPCDTQAVTIRDRVGSEHILKADAGCRNTVYNATAQTGAEYVQRLISLGLQHLRIEFVSETPEQVEKTIHSYQKLLQGEIIGSQLWRELKLQNQLGVTRGALGIM, from the coding sequence ATGACAAGCATCTCCACCCCTACCCTCAAAATCCCCGAACTCCTAGCACCTGCGGGTAACTGGGAATGCGCTCAAGCCGCAGTAGAAAATGGTGCGGATGCGATTTATTTTGGTTTAGAAAAGTTTAACGCGAGAATGCGGGCTGAGAATTTCACGGAAGCAGATTTACCCGAATTAATGGAATTTTTGCACCTGCGGGGAGTCAAAGGTTATATCACTCTGAATACCTTGATTTTTCCCCAGGAACTAACGGAAGCACAGCAATACCTCAAAACTATCATTTCTGCTGGTGTTGATGCTGTCATCGTGCAGGATGTGGGTATTTGTCGGTTGATTCGTCATCTTTCCCCTGACTTTCCGATTCATGCTTCGACCCAAATGACTATTACCAGTGCTGCGGGGGTAGAATTTGCTAAATCTTTGGGTTGTCAATTGGTAGTTTTGGCAAGAGAATGTTCGATTTCTGAAATTAATAAAATTCAACAACAAATATCTCAAAAAAATACTTCCTTACCTTTAGAGGTTTTTGTTCACGGTGCTTTGTGTGTCGCATATTCTGGACAATGTTTAACCAGTGAATCACTAGGAGGACGTTCTGCAAATCGGGGAGAATGCGCTCAAGCTTGTAGAATGCCTTATGATTTAATTGCAGATGGGGAAGTTGTGAATTTAGGCGATCGCAAATATTTATTAAGTCCTCAAGATTTAGCAGGTTTAGACGTTTTACCAGAGTTAGTAAAATCTGGAGTGACTTCTTTGAAAATTGAAGGACGGTTGAAAGCACCGGAATATGTTGCTAATGTAACTCGCGTTTATCGTCAAGCTTTAAATCAACTATTAGAAACAAATGTAGAGACGTTTTCTAGTCGAAAGAAAGACCAATATAAGTTAGAAATGGCATTTTCTCGCGGACTATATACAGGTTGGTTTGAGGGAATTAATAATCAAGAATTAGTGCATGGGAGATTTGGCAAAAAACGCGGTGTTTATTTGGGAGAAGTTACCCGAATTAGAAATGCCGAAATAACAATAAAGCTAGAAGCACCTGTCAAACCGGGAGATGGGATTGTTTTTGATTGCGGACACCCAGAAAGGAAGGAAGAAGGGGGACGAATATATGCAGTTATTCCTAATGGTCAGGATGTCATCTTAACTTTTGGCAGAAATGATTTAAATTTCCATAATATCCATATAGGTGATAAAGTTTGGAAGACAAATGATCCAGAATTGGATAAACAAATCCGTCAAAGTTATACTGGGGAACATCCCCAATTTACCAGACCGATTAATATCGAAGTACATGGAGAGATTGGCGAAAAACTAATAGCTATATCCCGTGATCAATCTTGGAATATAGTGCAAGTAGAATCAGAAATATTAATAGCTGAGGCACATACAAAACCCCTCTCTACAGAAAGATTAAAAGAACAATTTGGCAGGTTAGGAAATACACCTTTCCATTTAGATACTTTTATAAATAATCTCAACGGTAATATTATGTTACCTGTGAGTGAGTTAAACCGAATGCGTCGGGAAATAGTTAGCAAATTAGAGGAATTAAGAAGTAGACCCAAACTTTGGGAATTAAATCATCACGGAAAATGGCAAGATTTAATTAGTTCTAAATCTACACCAATTCCTGCTTCCCCTTCCCTGATTGTTTTGGTGAGAAACATCGAACAATTAAAAGCAGTATTAACAACAGATATCAAAACTATATATTGTGAATTTGAAGATCCTCGCAATTATAAAGAAGCAGTAAAAATAGTCCGAGAATCAAAACAGGAAGAAATTAGTATTTTTGTCGCACCACCCCGGATAACCAAACCTGGAGAAACCTGGATTTTAAAACAAGTTCTTGCTTCCCAAGCTGATGGTTATTTAATTAGAAATTATGACCAATTAGAATATTTTGCGAATGAAAGATGTGTTGGTGACTTTTCCTTAAATATTGCTAACCCTTTAACCGCAGATTACTTTAAAAACGGCTTTAATTTAGAACGATTAACAGCATCTTACGACTTAAATATTAATCAACTCGAAGATCTAATTACCAATTACCCAGCACAAAATTTTGAAGTCACAATTCATCAACATATCCCTATGTTTCACATGGAACATTGTGTATTCTGCGCTTTTCTGTCTGAAGGAACAGATTACACCAATTGTGGTAGACCTTGCGATACACAAGCGGTTACAATCAGAGACAGAGTAGGTAGTGAACACATTCTTAAAGCAGACGCAGGATGTAGAAATACAGTATATAACGCAACGGCACAAACCGGAGCAGAATACGTACAACGGCTGATTTCATTGGGTTTACAGCACTTACGGATTGAATTTGTCAGCGAAACACCGGAACAAGTGGAAAAAACCATACATAGCTATCAGAAATTACTCCAAGGAGAAATCATCGGTTCGCAACTGTGGAGAGAATTGAAGCTACAAAACCAATTAGGTGTGACTCGTGGTGCATTGGGGATAATGTAG
- a CDS encoding KGK domain-containing protein, producing MKDNFEIISSEQSDVVIDFDGYILKASQLDLALSKVILDKGSLKHLNHELESINSRVLPSVKKPDDWINNGVDCQILKPSKNWQKGKLRMKVSLEFCPDEPEIKEPESLLQEIERKLNEATS from the coding sequence ATGAAAGATAATTTTGAAATTATAAGTTCTGAACAAAGTGATGTTGTGATTGATTTTGATGGTTATATTTTAAAAGCCAGTCAATTAGATTTAGCTTTGTCAAAAGTAATCTTAGATAAGGGTAGTTTAAAGCACTTAAATCATGAACTAGAATCTATAAATAGTCGTGTTTTACCATCCGTGAAAAAACCTGATGATTGGATAAATAATGGTGTTGATTGTCAGATTTTAAAACCTAGTAAAAATTGGCAAAAAGGAAAATTAAGAATGAAAGTTTCTCTAGAATTTTGTCCTGACGAACCAGAAATCAAAGAACCAGAATCACTCCTTCAGGAGATAGAACGTAAGCTAAATGAAGCTACATCATAA
- a CDS encoding KGK domain-containing protein, producing the protein MEDNFKLIECNDDDVIECNDLTYKVNKLKQAFEFIGSDTNFLSSLWEALRRQKIHYLQDRHYNTECFKEGMEVKMLNLGYKSWKKGKLRFKLSIEFYVEEEHTEIKEPESPLDDLRRKINEATS; encoded by the coding sequence ATGGAAGATAATTTTAAGTTGATAGAATGCAATGATGATGATGTGATTGAATGTAATGATTTAACTTACAAAGTTAATAAATTGAAACAAGCATTTGAATTTATAGGGAGTGATACAAACTTTTTAAGTTCTTTATGGGAAGCATTACGAAGACAAAAAATTCATTATTTACAAGACAGACATTATAATACTGAATGCTTCAAGGAAGGTATGGAGGTTAAAATGCTAAACTTAGGTTATAAATCTTGGAAGAAAGGAAAATTGAGATTTAAACTTAGCATTGAATTTTATGTTGAAGAAGAACACACAGAAATCAAAGAACCTGAATCACCTCTTGATGATTTACGACGTAAGATAAACGAAGCTACATCATAA
- a CDS encoding type II toxin-antitoxin system HicB family antitoxin, whose amino-acid sequence MINLKYQMIIQWSEEDNCFLVGFPDFPGQIWRTHGDTYQEAVNNGIEALESLVIAYQATGETLPQPTFNQAA is encoded by the coding sequence ATGATTAATCTTAAATATCAAATGATAATTCAATGGTCAGAAGAAGATAACTGTTTTTTAGTAGGGTTTCCTGACTTTCCTGGACAAATTTGGCGTACACATGGAGACACTTATCAAGAAGCAGTTAATAATGGAATTGAGGCTTTAGAATCATTAGTAATCGCTTATCAAGCAACAGGTGAAACTCTGCCACAACCAACATTTAATCAAGCTGCATAA
- a CDS encoding KGK domain-containing protein, with translation MLQPGKNWQKGKLRIKVTLQFCPDEPEIEEIKEPESPLDE, from the coding sequence ATTTTACAACCTGGTAAAAATTGGCAAAAAGGAAAACTTAGAATCAAAGTTACTCTCCAATTTTGTCCTGATGAACCAGAAATTGAAGAAATCAAAGAACCAGAATCACCCCTTGACGAGTAA
- a CDS encoding HNH endonuclease: MNKTPRIPIPPEVRTYVFQRDKYQCQSCGKISQETQLSIDHIIPLSRGGRNDISNLQTLCLICNQQKTNNIDNRFRRHFET; this comes from the coding sequence ATGAACAAAACCCCACGCATTCCTATACCCCCAGAAGTCAGAACCTACGTTTTCCAAAGAGACAAATATCAATGTCAAAGCTGCGGTAAAATCTCCCAAGAAACTCAACTCAGTATTGATCATATTATCCCCTTATCTCGTGGGGGAAGAAACGATATTAGTAATTTACAAACTCTCTGCTTAATTTGTAATCAGCAAAAAACTAATAACATTGATAACCGTTTTCGACGACATTTTGAAACTTAG
- a CDS encoding N-acetylmuramoyl-L-alanine amidase codes for MKKLLGLVLFNFLVTSSVALAQEPLLVVFPPTNYQTSTEKIFFIGTAPPKGQVLINGKLINRSKAGHFSPSFPLQLGENIFKVRYQNQEREIKIIRVSTQPELPQGLGFAKDSLTPAADIARLPGELICFSAVAPPQATVWVNLVNQNIALLPQPSQAQLPPNSSVLTGLNQPNLSSLTKYQGCTTVTNAADLGKPQFNLQINDQRITQTGLGKIEILSPTQLPVAEIASESGVTRTGSSTDYSRLTPLPKGTMASVTGKNGEWLRLDYGAWINSKETKIISGAVAPQTVIRSVGYRQLAEATEIRFPLETAVPVSVEQGNNAFTLTLYNTTAQTDTIRLDDNRLISRLDWQQVSPTQIKYTFNLKKLQQWGYKLRYDNTTLVLTLRHPPHLENSKRSPLSGIKIVLDPGHGGKESGASGPTGYLEKDVNLIISQLLRDELVKRGAKVVMTRDDDRDVSLGERQVIINTEEPAIALSVHHNSLPDNGDAEKTKGFGTFWYHPQSHSLAVFLQNYVVKKLGKPAYGVFWNNLALTRPHAAPAVLLELGFMSSPYEFEEIVNPQAQKKMANILADGISEWFKTVKE; via the coding sequence ATGAAAAAACTCTTAGGGTTAGTATTATTTAATTTCTTAGTCACCTCCTCAGTTGCATTAGCACAAGAACCACTTTTAGTAGTTTTTCCCCCGACAAACTACCAAACCAGCACAGAAAAAATATTTTTTATCGGTACAGCCCCCCCCAAAGGTCAGGTTTTAATTAATGGTAAGCTGATTAACCGTAGCAAAGCTGGGCATTTTTCCCCTAGTTTTCCCTTGCAGTTAGGGGAAAATATATTTAAAGTCCGTTACCAAAATCAAGAACGAGAGATTAAGATCATCAGGGTGTCTACTCAACCTGAGTTACCCCAAGGTTTAGGCTTTGCTAAGGATTCCTTGACTCCTGCTGCTGATATTGCCAGATTACCAGGAGAATTAATTTGTTTTAGTGCAGTTGCACCACCTCAAGCTACTGTCTGGGTGAATCTGGTAAATCAAAATATTGCCCTTTTACCCCAACCTTCCCAGGCACAATTACCTCCAAATTCAAGTGTCTTGACGGGGTTAAATCAGCCTAATCTTTCTAGTCTTACCAAATACCAAGGTTGTACAACAGTCACAAATGCTGCTGATTTAGGAAAACCTCAATTTAATTTACAAATTAATGATCAAAGAATAACTCAAACTGGTTTAGGCAAAATCGAAATTCTGTCCCCGACACAGTTACCAGTTGCAGAAATTGCATCAGAATCAGGCGTTACTCGCACGGGATCTAGTACCGATTATTCACGACTTACACCATTGCCAAAGGGAACTATGGCGAGTGTTACGGGTAAGAACGGTGAATGGTTGCGCTTAGACTATGGGGCTTGGATTAATAGCAAGGAAACTAAAATTATATCAGGTGCGGTTGCACCACAGACGGTGATTCGGAGTGTGGGTTATCGGCAATTAGCTGAAGCGACGGAGATTCGTTTCCCTTTAGAAACTGCTGTGCCGGTGAGTGTGGAACAGGGAAATAATGCTTTCACTCTTACCCTTTACAATACCACTGCCCAAACAGACACAATTCGCCTAGATGATAATCGCCTGATTTCTCGCCTAGATTGGCAACAGGTAAGTCCCACACAGATCAAATATACTTTTAACCTCAAAAAGCTCCAACAGTGGGGCTATAAGCTGAGGTATGATAATACAACTTTGGTTTTAACTTTACGTCATCCACCCCATCTTGAAAATAGCAAACGTTCACCTTTATCTGGCATCAAAATTGTACTTGATCCGGGACATGGTGGTAAAGAATCTGGTGCTAGTGGTCCAACTGGGTATTTAGAAAAAGATGTGAATTTGATAATTTCTCAATTGCTGCGAGATGAGTTGGTGAAGCGCGGCGCTAAGGTGGTGATGACGCGGGATGATGATCGAGATGTGTCTTTGGGGGAACGTCAGGTAATTATTAATACAGAAGAACCTGCGATCGCTCTTTCCGTTCATCATAACTCTTTACCAGATAATGGTGATGCGGAAAAAACTAAAGGCTTTGGTACTTTTTGGTATCATCCTCAATCACACAGCCTCGCAGTATTTTTACAAAATTACGTAGTTAAAAAACTTGGTAAACCTGCCTATGGTGTGTTTTGGAATAATTTAGCCCTGACTCGTCCCCATGCTGCACCGGCGGTATTATTAGAGTTAGGTTTTATGAGTAGTCCTTATGAGTTTGAGGAAATAGTTAATCCCCAAGCACAGAAGAAAATGGCTAATATTTTAGCTGACGGGATAAGTGAATGGTTTAAAACGGTGAAAGAATAA
- a CDS encoding CTP synthase, with protein sequence MTKFIFVTGGVVSSIGKGIVAASLGRLLKSRDYSVSILKLDPYINVDPGTMSPFQHGEVFVTQDGAETDLDLGHYERFTDTSMSRLNSVTTGLIYQSVINKERRGDYNGGTVQVIPHITNEIKDRILRVAKETNPSAVITEIGGTVGDIESLPFLEAIRQLRKEVGKRNVLYMHVTLLPWIAAAGEMKTKPTQHSVKELRSIGIQPDILVCRSDRPIPVGLKQKLSEFCDVPVECVITSPDARSIYEVPVILEREGLAEQVLNLLQMEQRQPNMTQWETMVDRMYNPQHTVEIAIVGKYVRLGDAYLSVVESLRHAAIATHGDLRLRWVNSEVLENEPPENYLSGVDGIIVPGGFGSRGIDGKIAAIKYARDRQIPFLGLCLGMQCSVIEWARNVEGLSNANSAEFDPYTDNPVINLLPEQQDVVDLGGTMRLGLYPCRVLPNTLAFQLYQEEVIYERHRHRYEFNNVYRSQLLDSGYLVSGTSPDGRLVEIVEYPKHPFFIACQFHPEFQSRPNAPHPLFKGFMTAAISQSHSATATPKPVQVS encoded by the coding sequence ATGACTAAGTTTATCTTTGTAACTGGGGGCGTTGTTTCCAGTATTGGTAAGGGCATTGTAGCAGCAAGTCTGGGACGTTTGCTTAAATCGCGGGATTATTCGGTTTCGATTCTTAAACTCGATCCCTATATTAACGTTGATCCAGGCACAATGAGTCCTTTTCAACATGGGGAAGTTTTTGTCACCCAAGACGGTGCAGAAACAGATTTGGATTTGGGACATTACGAGCGCTTTACTGATACTTCTATGTCTCGATTAAACAGTGTTACTACTGGCTTGATTTATCAGTCAGTTATTAACAAGGAACGCCGAGGCGACTACAATGGCGGCACTGTTCAGGTAATTCCTCACATTACCAATGAAATCAAAGACAGAATTCTCAGAGTTGCTAAAGAAACTAATCCTTCCGCAGTAATTACGGAAATTGGTGGGACTGTGGGTGATATTGAATCACTGCCTTTTTTAGAAGCAATTCGCCAATTGCGAAAGGAAGTAGGAAAGCGTAATGTGTTATATATGCACGTTACTTTGTTGCCTTGGATTGCTGCGGCGGGAGAGATGAAAACCAAGCCTACTCAACATTCTGTGAAAGAATTGAGATCCATTGGCATTCAACCAGATATTCTAGTATGTCGGAGCGATCGCCCCATTCCTGTAGGCTTGAAACAAAAGTTATCAGAGTTTTGTGATGTCCCTGTAGAATGTGTTATTACCAGTCCAGATGCCCGTAGTATCTATGAAGTCCCAGTAATTTTAGAACGGGAAGGATTAGCCGAACAAGTTCTCAACTTACTGCAAATGGAACAACGTCAACCCAATATGACACAATGGGAAACGATGGTAGACCGGATGTATAATCCTCAACACACCGTCGAAATCGCCATTGTTGGTAAATATGTGCGGTTAGGTGATGCCTACCTTTCTGTGGTTGAGTCTTTACGTCATGCGGCTATTGCAACTCATGGTGATTTGCGTCTGCGGTGGGTAAACTCGGAAGTTTTGGAAAATGAACCACCGGAAAACTATCTCTCAGGTGTTGATGGTATCATCGTTCCTGGCGGCTTTGGTAGTCGAGGGATAGACGGGAAAATTGCCGCGATTAAATACGCACGCGATCGCCAAATTCCCTTTTTAGGTTTATGCTTAGGAATGCAGTGTTCCGTGATTGAATGGGCGAGAAATGTCGAAGGCTTATCTAATGCCAATAGTGCCGAATTTGACCCATATACGGACAATCCAGTTATTAACCTGTTACCAGAACAACAGGATGTGGTAGATTTAGGCGGAACAATGCGCTTAGGGTTATATCCTTGTCGGGTACTTCCCAACACTCTAGCTTTCCAACTTTATCAAGAAGAAGTCATTTACGAACGCCACCGTCACCGTTACGAGTTCAACAATGTTTACCGCAGTCAATTATTAGATTCTGGTTACTTAGTGAGTGGCACATCTCCAGATGGTAGATTAGTGGAAATTGTCGAATATCCCAAACATCCCTTCTTTATCGCTTGTCAATTTCACCCTGAATTTCAATCTCGCCCTAATGCACCTCATCCTTTATTCAAAGGATTTATGACCGCTGCCATTTCTCAATCCCATTCTGCAACTGCTACACCTAAGCCTGTACAAGTTTCTTAA